The following proteins come from a genomic window of Lineus longissimus chromosome 18, tnLinLong1.2, whole genome shotgun sequence:
- the LOC135502223 gene encoding QRFP-like peptide receptor has product MEKSPGLANWAYEFDGGINNDTNGTSTVLNLSNFAMGPNSIWDPDEIIRNFQRQQLYSFDDPFTIVLIILYSLAFLTGFVGNVMVIVVVIRHRSMRTLTNMFLVNLAIGDFLVIVICMPLTLGSLVYHNWVYGESMCKLTPFIQGVSVAVSVLTLLAISLDRFLAILKPMKARIIFSKRTIKFMLVAIWMLSIALFVPMLFVNSTKKEIYLGGLFEKTICSEQWQEMTSKQIYSLFVFLALYMIPLLIMTVAYIKTGSILWRGDKSLKRSGSQTGSGQEHAQTKILRGRQRVVKMLISIVIMFALSWLPYHVINIWTDITINNDESDQSDPTHVSISKKGYPLAQWLGLANSASNPICYCFMSKSFRGAFISVCKCDEGALDSRSYSSRRKQNGHNPMRSWKNSCSIYAANNETPGLLSRIINNVRRNDRKDRSKESLNEEDPANVETKELVDKITAM; this is encoded by the coding sequence ATGGAAAAATCGCCAGGATTGGCTAATTGGGCGTACGAATTTGACGGAGGAATTAACAACGACACGAATGGCACCAGCACCGTCCTCAATCTCTCGAACTTCGCTATGGGACCAAATAGTATTTGGGATCCTGATGAAATCATTCGAAACTTTCAACGACAGCAACTTTACTCCTTCGACGATCCTTTCACTATTGTTCTAATAATTCTATACAGTTTAGCGTTTCTCACTGGATTTGTAGGAAACGTCATGGTCATTGTGGTCGTCATACGTCATCGTTCTATGCGTACTTTAACAAACATGTTCCTGGTGAACTTGGCTATTGGTGATTTTCTGGTGATTGTGATATGTATGCCATTAACGCTGGGGAGTCTCGTGTACCATAATTGGGTGTACGGCGAGAGTATGTGTAAGTTGACGCCCTTCATTCAGGGAGTATCAGTAGCGGTAAGCGTGCTGACGCTATTAGCAATCAGCCTTGATCGATTTCTAGCCATTCTTAAACCGATGAAAGCGAGAATTATATTCTCAAAACGGACAATAAAGTTCATGCTCGTAGCAATCTGGATGTTATCTATTGCCCTTTTTGTGCCAATGTTATTTGTGAACAGCACCAAGAAAGAAATATATCTAGGCGGGCTGTTCGAGAAGACAATATGCTCGGAGCAGTGGCAGGAAATGACTTCTAAGCAGATTTacagtttgtttgtttttcttgccTTATACATGATTCCATTGTTGATTATGACAGTTGCGTACATAAAAACCGGAAGCATTTTGTGGCGCGGTGACAAGAGTTTGAAGAGAAGTGGATCCCAGACAGGATCCGGGCAGGAACATGCCCAAACTAAAATATTACGCGGCAGACAACGCGTTGTAAAAATGCTTATCTCTATTGTGATAATGTTTGCGTTGTCTTGGTTACCGTACCACGTCATCAACATATGGACAGACATCACCATAAACAATGACGAAAGCGACCAATCGGATCCAACGCACGTTTCAATTTCTAAGAAAGGCTACCCATTGGCTCAATGGTTAGGTCTCGCAAATTCGGCATCCAATCCTATTTGTTATTGCTTCATGAGCAAATCGTTTCGTGGCGCTTTTATTAGTGTTTGTAAATGTGACGAGGGTGCGCTTGATTCACGTTCGTATTCCAGTAGACGGAAGCAAAATGGCCACAATCCAATGCGGTCTTGGAAGAATAGCTGCTCTATTTATGCAGCAAATAATGAGACCCCGGGTTTACTGAGTCGAATTATAAACAACGTGCGCAGAAACGACAGGAAAGATCGGAGTAAGGAAAGTTTAAATGAAGAGGATCCCGCAAATGTAGAGACGAAAGAACTGGTAGACAAGATAACAGCAATGTAG